From a region of the Lactuca sativa cultivar Salinas chromosome 4, Lsat_Salinas_v11, whole genome shotgun sequence genome:
- the LOC111885644 gene encoding uncharacterized protein LOC111885644, whose protein sequence is MTITVMVVVEVVVAVVLEVTMVVVAAMAEVVTAGNDSKSRDNGDGRGSGGDGSGGGGGGSGSRGDKVGGGDGDGDRGGSGGRGCSNLRVEKVLEVVHIATNKNTDRVTCQSCGVTMGLGQVFIAVG, encoded by the exons ATGACGATCACAGTGATGGTAGTGGTGGAAGTTGTGGTGGCAGTGGTGCTAGAAGTAACAATGGTAGTGGTGGCAGCGATGGCAGAGGTGGTGACAGCTGGTAACGATAGCAAAAGCAGAGACAATGGTGATGGTAGGGGTAGTGGTGGCGATGgaagtggtggcggtggtggtggcagCGGTAGTAGAGGTGACAAAGTTGGTGGTGGTGACGGTGACGGTGACAGAGGTGGTAGTGGTGGTAGAGGTTGT AGCAATTTAag AGTTGAAAAAGTATTGGAAGTTGTTCACATTGCAACCAATAAAAACACTGATCGTGTGACATGTCAGTCTTGTGGCGTCACAATGGGTTTGGGACAG GTTTTTATTGCTGTAGGATAA